Proteins from a single region of Companilactobacillus farciminis KCTC 3681 = DSM 20184:
- a CDS encoding DMT family transporter — MHWIYLIIAGLFEVVWATTMKLSHGFTKISFTIYTIIGLALSMFFLSIAIKKMPMSLAYPIWTGIGAVGSIIAGVIIFGDKMSPLTWVFVALLLISIIGIKITSGS, encoded by the coding sequence ATGCATTGGATCTATTTAATCATCGCCGGACTTTTTGAGGTTGTCTGGGCAACCACTATGAAATTGAGTCACGGTTTTACTAAAATCAGTTTTACTATTTATACAATTATCGGCTTAGCTTTGAGTATGTTCTTCCTATCAATTGCTATTAAAAAAATGCCGATGAGTTTGGCCTACCCTATCTGGACCGGAATTGGAGCCGTCGGTTCAATCATTGCTGGAGTAATAATCTTTGGCGATAAAATGTCTCCATTAACTTGGGTCTTTGTAGCCTTATTACTAATTAGTATCATTGGTATCAAAATCACTTCTGGAAGTTAA
- a CDS encoding glycerophosphodiester phosphodiesterase: MKKKLTIILFTLLLALGMPLNVQAAAAPKAKNLTSVTRSVNHASPDTPLIFSHRGSPYNYPDHSFKGYNRAIKDGTQYIEQDVWLSKDGKLFVSHDDNLKQSTGKNVTISTSDASQISQVKLHNGEKIHQLKDVFKRYGKKVHYIIETKKNAGDNTDTEKALVKELKKYKMTKNVIFQDESLPGIQELHQSLKKVPTLWLLSSATERQYKEQIENAPRYIKFISMKLDQWTPKLVKLSHKNGFKTNGWILNTYNDNYEALNTLKLDSVFTNNTKETAHLINRWK, from the coding sequence ATGAAAAAGAAACTAACCATTATTTTATTTACTTTGTTACTAGCTCTAGGCATGCCATTAAACGTCCAAGCGGCAGCAGCTCCAAAAGCTAAAAACCTGACTTCAGTTACACGAAGTGTCAATCATGCTTCACCAGATACGCCATTGATTTTTTCTCATCGTGGCAGTCCTTACAATTATCCTGATCACTCTTTCAAGGGTTATAATCGCGCTATCAAAGATGGTACTCAATATATCGAACAAGACGTTTGGTTGAGCAAAGATGGCAAACTATTCGTCTCCCACGACGATAATCTCAAACAATCTACTGGCAAAAATGTCACGATTTCAACTTCAGATGCTAGTCAAATTAGCCAAGTTAAATTGCACAACGGTGAAAAGATTCATCAACTAAAAGATGTCTTCAAACGTTACGGCAAAAAAGTTCACTACATAATTGAAACTAAAAAAAATGCCGGCGACAATACCGACACAGAAAAAGCTCTCGTCAAAGAGCTTAAAAAATATAAAATGACCAAAAATGTGATTTTCCAGGATGAAAGTTTACCTGGTATCCAAGAGCTACACCAATCACTAAAAAAAGTTCCTACCCTTTGGCTATTAAGTTCTGCTACTGAACGCCAATATAAGGAACAAATCGAGAATGCTCCTCGCTATATCAAATTCATCTCAATGAAATTAGATCAATGGACACCAAAATTAGTTAAACTGTCACATAAGAATGGTTTCAAAACTAATGGTTGGATCTTGAATACTTACAATGACAATTACGAAGCTTTAAATACACTTAAGCTAGACAGCGTCTTTACTAACAACACCAAAGAAACAGCTCACTTAATCAACCGCTGGAAATGA